TCCAGTTGCATTAGTTGGTGGATATTGGGATAGTTTATGTACCCCTagcatcatttttatttttgatcaaATCTCTTGGAAAGAGTGGAGCATCACCTTCAGAATGTACTGAGCCCGATCTGTATGTTTGAACGCCAATCCTTATAAAGTTCtatattgttttctttttaaaagcaCCCAATTGCTGGAACACTAATATTCCGATACCTCTTCATGGGAATCGATAGTGTTAAAATGAATCTCTAGAAATGATATGCGTTGCAAGTGTGACCTTATGCCTGCTATTTGGTCTATATAATTATAGATAAATACGATGTAATTCATAGTCCAAATGTTAAGATAATTTCACATTTACATGGGTAGCTGGTACTTCATTCATTTTGATGATTTGTGTTTCTAGCTTTTTGGGAAAGTTATATTCTTCAAACATACTATCTCTTGACTCTTGAGTGGCTGTTGACCTGTTTTTCAGGCGTTTTTCTTGTTGTGTTCTTGATTTTCAAATGGAAATTTGCTTGACAACCATTTATGTTGTGTTTTATTTTCTCTTCTGCTTTATCCCCTGAGGTAATATCTGTGATACAGGCAGGATGTCTTGCTACTGGACAATGAGATTGTTTTCAATGAAGCAATCATTGAAGAAAGAGAACAAGGTATCCAGGAGATCCAGAACCAGATTGGTGAGGTAAACGAGATTTTCAAAGATCTTGCTGTCCTGGTCCATGAGCAAGGAGCTGTTATCGGTAAGTCACCTCCCTACCTCCCTCAAAATCGAACTATTTATAACTGTTAAGTGTAACTATATATCTATAGGCCTCCATACTTAATGCCACATTCTATCACTCTTTCAGATGACATTGGTTCGCACGTCGAGAACTCATATATGGCAACTCAGCAGGCAAAATCCCAACTTGCGAAAGCGGCGAAGACCCAAAAATCAAATTCATCTCTGGTAAGCTTTGGGTAGTCCGTCTTGTAAATGTAAATATCATAATCTTGCATTTCCACATACTGACTTGAAGTTTGTGCCAATGATGCAGACGTGCTTGTTGTTGGTGATTTTTGGGGTCGTCCTGCTCATTGTGATAATCGTCCTGACAGCTTAAGTATCAAGAACCTTGGTGTCTCGATCAATTATCTTGGGCAAGCCAAATCTGTTGGACAAGGTGTTATTATCAAACTATGCTCATCACGTCCGAAATGTGGTTTTACGAAGCTAGCGTGGATCACTGCTGACTTTATCTCATCTTGCCTCATGTGGTTACATATATAGTATCGTATATAAGTTTGGGTTATTGGTTGGTTACTTGTAGAACTTCAGTTGCTTTTGTTTGGAAGTTTGTCTTCCTTTCTTTTATCCATTGTAAGTTGTGTTTTGAGGTTTTTGTTTGTGGTCCGTGCATTTTCAAGTGTCAATTGTCTAATTGTCAGCGGTATGATCCTTATATCATCAATAAATtaaaattcttttgattattaTATCATGGCATGTATATACTGCTCATCTCTACTGTATCTATCAAcagttttgattgaaattgattaggATAAACATTTTGTTGGGAAAATAAAgatccttgttttctttcatGTTGGCTACTTAAATGAGCCTCGTAGGGTTGCACCTTACAAATTTACAAAACTAACTTTGCTGACCCAGTAAAACCAAATTGGTAGACCAATTGGAAAATGATACGTAGAAAATGACACAAATCGCAACCTCAATTTTTCGTTTTGGTTGCATCTCTATTCTAGCTTCTTCTATACACATGCTTTGATTAAACGTCAGTCTAATTTGCCAATCAAGTTCGTCAGTAGTCAGGAATTATGGACTAGCAAAGAAACAGTGATGGCGGATCTGGACGGAGATTAGAATCCGTGTTAGCCGAAAGAGTCCTTGGGCATGAATGAGAACAAAATTATTTTGCAATTTTACAAAAAACAAGAACCAAAACATAAGAATTGCTTTCTTTACCCTCAAAAAGTGTATAATGTGTATGCCTGAGAAGAAAGTAAAACTGAATTCAACTTTTTCTTAATTTGTTAGCTGTATTGGTATTATCTGAATTGTAGATAGCAGCAAGAACAATTAACATCGTGGATAAGAGAGCTGCCGTAGAAGTGTCATAAGATACTACTTGAGAATGTGCCTTGTTTCCAGAAGGGATCCTCCAAACAACAGCATCAGCTAGGGATTTAATGCCTTCGGCTGATTTCACCCATAAACATCTTTCACATACCGCAATACTTTCAGTGGTGCAGTGAATAAACAATTCTGGAATGCCCATTTCGACTTTTGAGTAACCACTTCCATCAAGAGGCTACaaatccatgcattttcaaataaatCATACTATTAATTTCCACATCATGATCGATTAGAACATAATCTAACAATAGTGGATATTTATGTGTACTTGTTACTCCAAACTAATTACCACATCATGATCATTCATTTATGTGGTTCTTTCCAGCTAAGAATCTCCAGTTTAGTGATCAACCCCAAACAAATGCATTTTGAAGAGTCAAGGGTTCTATCACATGTTTTTTCATATGGTAACAACTACAACAGCTATTAAATCAAACTCACCGGATATCGTGCATGCAATGGAAGCTCTAGGTTGATTTCCAATTCCTCAGTGTGCTTCCATAGAATGTTGTGACCAATATCAATGTGAACTTCGACAACTGATCTGTTGGAAAGAGCTGAAGGTAATTCCAAGTTTGTATCTCCAAAAACAGCAGCGTCCACAAAGACTGAAACGTAAAACCTCTCTTTTGTCTTTAAAAGGTTTAAACTATAACAGAAGACCTACTAATTTGCTTCCCATCAAGAAGAGAGAGATTATTACCACCATGTTGGACGAGATGTTGTAACTCAAATGGGTCTGCAAAGACTCCAAATGGTAGTCTTTCAATAACTACGGCTTCACAAAAGTGCGCTGGTCGCTCTGATATGGTTGTATCAGGCTGGATACTAACCCTCAAGGAAGAAAATAAGAGACGATGAGAGCCTTCACCAATCAGATCCCTGTGCAAAACTGGTACTTTAATCACTGTATTCAGATAATCAAGTGATTTACAGGAGTGAACGGGAAAGTCATGCTTCAAGAAACTTTGGAAGTTTGAATCAATTAAGATATCGTGTTTGTTAAAGTAAGCTTCCAAAAGATATTTCTTCGAGCACGGCAATGAGCTGACGTATTGCTGGTTGTTAAACTTGGCAACCTGAAAATTAAGGTAGGAAGATGCAGATAAAATAAGAATTTGTTTAAATACATTAGCAATTCACCATGTTCAAAAACACTAGTAAACATAACATAAATCATCATGCAGGTTGATAAATACATTAAGCTGCAAAAAATCTCAGGTACCAGATGGGACTCACTGATGTTGCTGGAAGATAGATGAGTATAAACGCAAGTAACAAGTACACGTACAGTGCACCCCCGGTGTCCATTGAGTACCTGCAACACATGATGTATGCGGCTGCAAGTTAAGGATTAGGAATAACTTTACATTGTTCACCAACTTGGCAGATTTCAATACAAATTAAAAAGCACATGGAGTGGAGAGAAGGAAGCGCAGTTTTGTTACATTGATTGAACATACACTAGATCACCAATGGGATCTATCAGCTGATACAAAACTATAACTGGGATCTATCAGCTGATACAAAACTATAACTGGGTCAGAAAACCTCTGTTAAATTTGGCATGATAAAGAATTCAAATTCTCATTCTTAGATACATATGCATAGACTAACTTCAAAAACAGAATTTAAAGAAGAGATAACATGATAATTAGGCATTTCTTAGAACCACATTCAAGAATTTCCATCATCTTCTATCTCATGCCACACagatgaaataaataaataagtttcTCACCTGTTTTCTTGCTGTGATAGGTCTGAAACGAAGGAAATCAATGCATTACATTCGGAACCAGTCTTCTTGGGGGATTTGATTATTCGCAAGGGATTTCGAGATTAATCAAGGGGGTTTAACAGGTGAATTAAATTTCTAGGGTTATTTGAACTGATGATTTTATTTGGGACATCCCAAGAAACACTATGGGGTAACCCAAGAAACACTGTATGTGCGAATTACCTAACATTTGAGTTCAAATAAAACCTATAGATCGAAATTAGGGGTTTGATTAGGAGAAGAAGAGACTTAAAAACTTcacgtttttaggggccactcaaaaggatttaggggccaacaataaaacaaaaaaggtcacccaaagggaaaatgtagccagcccttatctcgcgtaattcgtaatggcaaaattatccttatatattcggaggatatgataacatttttatcctccgatttcaatcggaagccaaaatattacccagacttccgattgtagtcggttcagtattagaatgatttctgtttcatttttcccatttctttttcatttttgagttgttagagttatagagaagaaggtgaagggaaaaagggaaaacccattttatcactacaaaaatggatggatatgaagaagaaggtgagaatcatggcgaagacgatttggggtatatgttgtataaggttggcatcgatccggttgccagaagtattggggaatatgacacatcccaatacacaaaggagatatgcggtggcagcgtggttcacttgctcatcagttaacgttccattcttttccttctccaaggtgcctcggaacatattcattaaagctgtaatgttgatctgtcttgttctgtaacttgcatgcctcctaaactctgctgttgttgtctcttcatcccaacctaagcactttttagttagagcataaagttgtgcccaacttaactgctttgtgtagttaaacttcacagctgtgccttggtcgggaaggttaagaatctgcacaacatcatccggagtaatcgtcatctccccaaacggcatatggaaagtatcggtctcaggatacattctctccacgaacgccgatatggccacacgatcatgttccaacaatgaattctcggtggcattagctaaccccgagttggcaacaattgacttgaacctttcacattcaccggataaaggccgcgcaagcatttttgttggtgcggcggtaggtttgagtagacggaccgcatcttgatgatcctattaaagtacataaaaaaatccttaatacaaatattacgatataacacatagacaatagattaataaaaaatagtaattttattacctcggtttcgtatatttctctgtcccatgagtctttgtatccaaatagcaattttcctccatccgacggtagcccaaggattgtgcctactggaatacccttcttcttcaagtgctgagggacaagatgtgatgctttcttagtaatatccttctttacaccatcttttccttttttggctttttgggtaccacttggttgtccttcttcttctactcttggcactggatcaactggttcaatttcatggtggggtgtaacttgtggagcagttggttctgcactttgttgagcggcttgttcaacacttggttgcaccccttgttcactgccttgttgttctacactttgttcagcacttggttgcactccttgttgactgctttgttcttgtaagctttgttgagcacttgaattatctttggcactcctttccctcctagcactagctgtcactttcttcctcctttctcgactttgtctaaacaacaaagaaaggaacaatatttacaaactatacaatcggaagacaaagtatggaaatataacccgaatgtacacattcggacgtaaaaagacacatactgttcccgaatacaaaacaatcgaaagctaactaaacatatttacaaccgaatatgcatcaattggagttcagaagttctaaatttttcatcctacacaatcggaagaaaaagtacaaaactataacccgaataaacaaattcgggagtaagaagacacatatttttcccgaatgaaaaacaatcggaatataactaaacatgtttacaaccgaatattcatcaactggagttcagaaactctaaaattttatcctacacaatcggaggtataaaacattatattgtcttccgaataaatactggccccaaaatgggatttttcttatatcagaaattttgagattttttcaatatatatatatattcggtagtgagtgtacttccgaatactgtgtgtctacttaaatatattcgggagccaaaaaattcattaaactaccgattattaccagtttgtatccaagaagatacggccaacaatattcggccgataaccatcaaatatttctcccgaatactgtcgatgttcttgagaaatgaagaacacgactacattcggaagtaaataagcatgaatatcgcccgaatctggataaataatcgaaaatcctagaaattttttttctcgattcgtcgaattaaagcgaaataaaccccaaaaatgatagattcttacctaattggggccatttgaagttgacgaagtatttgactatcggaatcgcaaccaccgactacatcgacgggtacttcttcttcgcgttcttcttcatttgcagcaataatttctttatttcttgctaaaatcccaatctttggatcgataccccgagcaacgtttttggttctaggtctgtgggtttcatttcccttatccattgttttataaacgaatggacgatgttttgattttacgattcgcggcgatgtttcggttgaacacaagaacgagggaaatttttttttcttccacaatcggaagataatatgaaactggaagaagaagagttgaaatgagtagaattttttttgatttggtttttatacagttttacctagggctgcacaagaaccggttggGAGGACCTGGACCGGAGTGGAACCGGAAATACCGAACCGGTACCGGACCGGAACCGGTCtagccggtacagacaccggtactggaagttgagaaccggtctagaccggtacagacaccggttctagGGGGAGTACCGGTAGGAACCGGCCCATATGTACCGTTTAATTTCAGCCGTTAAGATCCTAACTAGTtttaatcctatccgtccaatatAGATAACCCTAATACTAATCGCTAACTCTGGTAACTCTCTCACTctcagttttctttcttcttcgttttttttctCTCTGAAGCAGTGAAGCTATGAAGAGCAGCCTCTTCATCTCTGAGTAACTACGGCTACCCTCACCAATCAATCAGGAAATCACCAATTCACGATCATCATCAAGTGATTCAAGTCTTACTAGTTAGTAGCTATCAATCAATCAGGTAATCTTTTCGATTTCCTTTCTGTTTCAACAAAAGGAAACCCTAGGAATTGTAAACGATTTTAAGTAGCTATCGCTTGACTAATCAACTAACCCTAGTGTTTATACTCACGCAGGTTAAG
The nucleotide sequence above comes from Papaver somniferum cultivar HN1 chromosome 8, ASM357369v1, whole genome shotgun sequence. Encoded proteins:
- the LOC113304863 gene encoding phosphatidylinositol-glycan biosynthesis class X protein-like is translated as MDTGGALYVYLLLAFILIYLPATSVAKFNNQQYVSSLPCSKKYLLEAYFNKHDILIDSNFQSFLKHDFPVHSCKSLDYLNTVIKVPVLHRDLIGEGSHRLLFSSLRVSIQPDTTISERPAHFCEAVVIERLPFGVFADPFELQHLVQHGVFVDAAVFGDTNLELPSALSNRSVVEVHIDIGHNILWKHTEELEINLELPLHARYPPLDGSGYSKVEMGIPELFIHCTTESIAVCERCLWVKSAEGIKSLADAVVWRIPSGNKAHSQVVSYDTSTAALLSTMLIVLAAIYNSDNTNTANKLRKS